A window of Acinetobacter sp. TR3 contains these coding sequences:
- a CDS encoding oxidative damage protection protein: protein MTRQVFCRKYKQELDGLDFAPFPGAKGQEFFETVSKQAWQEWLKHQTTLINEKRLNVFEPDAKKFLEEQREKFFNNDESVEKAEGWTEQK from the coding sequence ATGACTAGACAAGTATTTTGCCGCAAATATAAACAAGAGCTTGACGGTTTAGACTTTGCGCCATTCCCAGGTGCAAAAGGTCAAGAGTTCTTTGAAACCGTTTCAAAACAGGCTTGGCAAGAATGGTTAAAACACCAAACCACGCTTATTAATGAAAAACGACTCAATGTATTCGAACCCGATGCGAAGAAGTTTCTTGAAGAGCAACGTGAGAAGTTCTTCAACAATGACGAAAGTGTTGAAAAAGCAGAAGGTTGGACGGAACAAAAGTAA
- the argH gene encoding argininosuccinate lyase, translating to MTTSSQSSSSASPNQTSGMWGGRFSEATDAFVAEFTASVQFDQRFYKQDIAGSIAHATMLAKVGVLTEAERDDIIQGLNTIKAEIEAGNFEWRIDLEDVHMNIESRLTQRIGITGKKLHTGRSRNDQVATDIRLYLRDEIDDILGLLLRLQKGLLSLASQNTHTIMPGFTHLQTAQPVTFGHHLLAWFEMLVRDTERLQDCRKRVNRMPLGSAALAGTTYPIDRAYTAELLGFEAVSENSLDAVSDRDFAIEFNAAASLIMMHLSRMSEELILWTSAQFKFVNIPDRFCTGSSIMPQKKNPDVPELVRGKSGRVFGDLISLLTLMKGQPLAYNKDNQEDKEPLFDAIDTVRGCLMAFADMVPALVPNIEIMREAALRGFSTATDLADYLVKKGVAFRDAHEIVGKAVALGVAEEKDLSELTLEQLQQFSDLIEADVFDKALTLEASVNARDHIGGTSPKQVEAAITRAHTRLEQLYA from the coding sequence ATGACCACATCTTCTCAATCCTCTTCTTCAGCAAGCCCTAATCAAACCTCTGGAATGTGGGGCGGTCGCTTCTCTGAAGCAACAGATGCATTTGTTGCAGAATTTACCGCATCTGTGCAATTTGACCAACGTTTTTATAAACAAGATATTGCAGGTTCGATTGCACATGCAACCATGCTTGCTAAAGTTGGTGTACTGACTGAAGCTGAACGTGATGATATTATCCAAGGTTTGAATACAATCAAAGCCGAAATCGAAGCGGGTAATTTCGAATGGCGTATTGATTTAGAAGATGTACACATGAATATTGAGTCTCGCTTGACTCAACGTATCGGCATCACAGGTAAAAAATTACATACAGGCCGCAGCCGTAATGACCAAGTTGCAACTGACATCCGTTTATATTTACGTGATGAAATTGATGACATTTTAGGTTTATTACTACGCCTACAAAAAGGCCTACTCAGTCTGGCAAGTCAAAATACGCATACGATTATGCCAGGTTTTACTCATTTACAAACAGCTCAGCCAGTAACATTTGGTCATCACCTATTGGCTTGGTTTGAGATGTTGGTTCGTGATACTGAACGCCTTCAAGATTGTCGCAAGCGTGTTAATCGCATGCCACTCGGTTCAGCAGCCTTAGCAGGAACAACCTACCCGATTGATCGCGCATATACAGCAGAATTATTGGGTTTTGAAGCAGTTTCTGAAAACTCACTTGATGCTGTTTCCGATCGTGACTTTGCCATTGAATTTAACGCTGCTGCATCATTAATCATGATGCATTTATCACGCATGTCTGAAGAACTGATTTTATGGACTTCGGCACAATTCAAATTTGTGAACATCCCAGACCGTTTCTGCACAGGCTCCTCAATTATGCCGCAGAAGAAAAATCCAGATGTACCTGAACTTGTGCGTGGTAAATCAGGTCGCGTGTTTGGTGATTTGATTAGTTTATTGACCCTAATGAAAGGTCAACCATTGGCATATAACAAAGATAACCAAGAAGATAAAGAACCTTTATTTGATGCAATTGATACCGTTCGTGGTTGCTTAATGGCTTTTGCAGACATGGTGCCTGCACTCGTTCCAAACATTGAAATTATGCGTGAAGCAGCACTTCGTGGTTTCTCTACAGCAACTGACCTTGCTGATTACCTTGTGAAGAAAGGTGTTGCTTTCCGTGATGCACATGAAATTGTAGGTAAAGCAGTTGCGCTTGGTGTGGCTGAAGAAAAAGATTTATCTGAATTGACACTGGAACAGCTTCAACAATTCTCTGATTTGATCGAAGCAGATGTATTTGATAAAGCCTTAACTTTAGAAGCTTCTGTAAATGCGCGTGATCATATCGGCGGGACATCACCAAAACAAGTTGAAGCAGCTATTACTCGTGCACACACTCGCCTAGAACAGTTGTACGCTTAA